One Bdellovibrionales bacterium genomic window carries:
- a CDS encoding cyclic nucleotide-binding domain-containing protein, whose translation MSTKNTRIEREQYLFKEGDPSDTLYLIKSGRIALVKSNFSLDDGVQIAEKVSGEIVGDLSFF comes from the coding sequence ATGTCGACAAAAAACACCCGCATCGAACGTGAGCAGTATCTTTTTAAAGAAGGGGATCCTTCGGACACCCTTTACCTTATTAAAAGTGGGCGCATTGCGCTTGTGAAATCTAACTTTAGCCTGGATGACGGAGTGCAGATCGCCGAAAAAGTGAGTGGAGAAATCGTCGGTGATTTATCTTTTTTTTGA
- a CDS encoding DNA starvation/stationary phase protection protein has protein sequence MTNSKSHNESDYLKTVLADTFVLYMKTYAVHWNYQGSKFFSVHKLTEMHYQELAEAIDEIAERIRAKGDEAPVALASILDSADLAEMKNSKVHGDKALAELVASHMTLAGKAKEAAEALEEKDRFSADMLTARIGAHEKAAWMLRSFLA, from the coding sequence GTACTTGCCGACACATTTGTACTCTACATGAAGACGTACGCCGTTCATTGGAATTACCAAGGCTCTAAATTTTTCTCGGTCCACAAGCTCACAGAGATGCACTATCAAGAGTTGGCAGAAGCCATCGATGAGATTGCGGAGCGCATCCGCGCAAAAGGTGACGAGGCTCCAGTGGCGCTCGCAAGTATTTTGGATTCCGCCGACCTCGCCGAAATGAAGAACAGTAAGGTGCACGGTGATAAGGCGCTGGCGGAACTCGTTGCAAGTCACATGACCTTAGCGGGAAAAGCCAAAGAGGCCGCAGAAGCCCTTGAAGAGAAGGATCGTTTTAGTGCGGACATGCTCACAGCTCGGATCGGCGCTCATGAAAAGGCGGCGTGGATGCTTCGGAGCTTCCTCGCCTAG